In one Chitinophaga sancti genomic region, the following are encoded:
- a CDS encoding S41 family peptidase: MKKLLLAISACCMVFAAHAQEDALWLRYPAISPDGKTIAFGYKGDIYKVDVNGGIAVPLTIHEAHDMMPVWSHDGKQIAFASDRSGNFDVYVMPAIGGAPVRLTYNSTADYPYDFTPDNKQVLFGSPRNAPASDIRFSTRLFNNLYTVPVSGGRAILLSSAGADNAHYSAKGDQIVFQDRKGYEDPLRKHHTSGVTRDIWVYDIKNKSYQQLSTYEGEDREPVLGPNDQLYYLSEKGGISQNLFKASLTSKGEMKQLTHFDKHPVRHLSIANNNTLCFSYNGEIYTYQEGKEPKKIAIQVLNDGRAAVIKHLPVNGNVTQFRMSPDGKQMAFIARGEVFVSSVENNMTRRITNTPTQERGLSWSPDGKTLVYAAERNGNWDLYKASMVKPGENYFFNATLVNEEPLIATAAAEFQPVFSPDGKELAYVEDRNILKVYNLASKKSRIILPKGRNHSYSDEDWDFAWSPDGKYIVTEDQQGYFDVSNAAILPADGNGKTIYPVMSGFGEESSKFSIDGKMLLYLSNAAGRRSLAKQGSKEKDIYAVFLDQAAYDRFKLSKDAFNLLKDDTAATKKDTSSKTSFKPDFEDLENRKVRLTINSASIGDYVLSKDAAKLYYMASFEKGYDLWVTEPRTGETKILAKLGGSSGDIVLSKDGNTLFVSNKGSVVKVETGSGKVTPVSISTEFNWNPAAERAYIYEHAWKEVKDKFYDPKLHNVDWEMYAKNYARFLPHISDNYDFQEILSELLGELNASHTGGRYYASSPEGDATASLGLLYDETFTGNGLKVDEVLTGGPSDKAKSKIRKGVIIEKIDGETVSPDIDWAMLLNRKTGDNVLLSLYDPVAQQRWDETVIPFAAGEEGPLMYKRWVKRMQTMVDKLSDGKVGYVHVESMNDASYRSVYDVVMGRNRGKKALIVDTRFNGGGWLHNDLNTFLSGKEYLHFAPQMEMVEGAEPADRWTRPSCVIMSEGNYSDAFIFPYIYKQNGLGKLIGMPVAGTGTAVWWERQIDQSIIFGIPMIATIGKEGRPTENLQVEPDIRVPLRYEEEMSGKDAQLEAALKEMLQEIK, from the coding sequence ATGAAAAAATTACTGCTTGCTATTTCAGCCTGCTGCATGGTTTTTGCCGCTCATGCACAGGAAGATGCACTGTGGCTGCGTTATCCCGCCATCTCTCCCGATGGAAAGACCATTGCATTCGGGTATAAAGGAGATATATACAAAGTAGATGTAAACGGGGGCATCGCTGTACCACTTACTATTCACGAAGCCCACGACATGATGCCGGTATGGAGTCATGATGGTAAGCAAATTGCTTTTGCCAGTGACAGGAGTGGAAACTTCGATGTATACGTGATGCCTGCGATCGGAGGTGCACCTGTACGCCTTACTTACAACAGCACTGCTGATTATCCTTACGATTTTACGCCTGATAACAAGCAGGTATTATTTGGTAGCCCACGCAATGCGCCGGCATCAGATATCCGCTTTAGTACCAGGTTGTTCAATAACCTTTATACCGTACCCGTAAGCGGTGGCCGTGCCATACTGCTAAGTTCTGCCGGTGCAGACAATGCACATTATTCTGCTAAAGGAGACCAGATCGTATTCCAGGACAGAAAAGGATACGAGGACCCATTACGTAAGCACCATACCAGTGGCGTAACCCGCGATATATGGGTGTACGATATAAAGAATAAATCTTACCAGCAATTGTCCACTTACGAAGGAGAAGACCGCGAACCTGTGCTGGGGCCTAATGATCAGTTGTATTACCTGAGTGAAAAAGGCGGAATTTCACAAAACCTGTTCAAAGCTTCCCTGACTTCGAAAGGTGAAATGAAACAGCTGACACATTTTGACAAACATCCCGTACGTCATTTATCTATTGCTAATAATAATACCCTTTGCTTCTCTTACAATGGTGAGATCTATACTTACCAGGAAGGAAAGGAACCAAAGAAGATCGCCATCCAGGTATTGAATGATGGCCGTGCTGCCGTGATCAAACACCTGCCTGTAAACGGTAACGTCACGCAGTTCAGAATGAGTCCTGATGGTAAGCAAATGGCCTTCATCGCAAGAGGTGAGGTGTTTGTAAGCAGCGTTGAAAATAACATGACCCGCCGTATCACGAATACGCCTACACAGGAGCGTGGCCTGAGCTGGTCACCGGATGGCAAAACCCTGGTGTATGCCGCAGAGCGCAATGGTAACTGGGATCTGTATAAAGCAAGCATGGTAAAACCGGGAGAGAATTATTTCTTCAATGCCACCCTGGTAAATGAAGAACCCCTGATAGCGACTGCTGCTGCAGAATTCCAGCCGGTATTCTCTCCTGATGGAAAGGAATTAGCTTATGTTGAAGACAGGAATATCCTGAAGGTATATAACCTGGCATCTAAAAAAAGCCGTATCATTTTGCCTAAAGGCCGTAACCATTCTTATTCTGATGAGGACTGGGATTTTGCCTGGAGTCCTGATGGAAAATATATCGTGACCGAAGACCAGCAGGGGTATTTTGATGTGAGCAATGCAGCAATCCTTCCCGCTGATGGCAATGGAAAAACGATCTATCCTGTGATGAGCGGTTTTGGTGAAGAGAGTAGCAAGTTCTCTATAGATGGGAAGATGTTGTTGTACCTGAGTAATGCTGCAGGTCGTCGTTCACTGGCTAAACAGGGTAGTAAGGAGAAAGACATTTATGCTGTATTCCTGGATCAGGCAGCATACGATCGTTTTAAATTATCTAAGGATGCATTCAACCTGCTGAAGGATGATACTGCTGCGACTAAAAAAGATACATCTTCCAAAACATCTTTCAAGCCTGATTTTGAAGACCTGGAGAACAGGAAGGTGCGTCTTACAATTAACAGTGCCAGTATTGGTGATTATGTGTTGAGCAAGGATGCTGCCAAGCTGTATTACATGGCATCTTTTGAGAAGGGATATGATCTGTGGGTAACAGAGCCACGTACTGGCGAAACAAAGATCCTGGCTAAGCTGGGTGGTTCATCAGGCGATATCGTATTGAGCAAGGATGGGAATACGCTCTTTGTCAGCAACAAAGGAAGTGTAGTGAAAGTAGAGACAGGTTCCGGTAAGGTAACTCCTGTGAGTATCAGTACAGAGTTCAACTGGAATCCTGCTGCGGAAAGAGCTTACATTTATGAGCATGCCTGGAAGGAAGTAAAGGATAAATTCTACGATCCCAAACTGCACAATGTAGATTGGGAAATGTATGCAAAGAACTATGCCCGATTCCTGCCACACATCAGTGATAATTATGACTTCCAGGAGATCCTGAGTGAACTGCTGGGAGAACTGAATGCATCACATACAGGTGGCCGTTATTATGCTTCCTCACCAGAGGGGGATGCAACGGCCTCTTTGGGATTGCTGTATGATGAAACCTTTACCGGCAATGGTCTGAAGGTGGATGAAGTATTGACAGGTGGTCCGTCTGATAAGGCAAAGAGTAAGATCAGAAAAGGTGTGATCATTGAAAAGATCGATGGTGAAACTGTAAGTCCGGATATTGACTGGGCTATGCTGCTGAACCGTAAGACGGGTGATAACGTACTCTTAAGTTTGTATGATCCGGTGGCTCAGCAGCGTTGGGATGAAACTGTTATACCATTTGCCGCAGGCGAGGAAGGCCCTTTGATGTACAAACGCTGGGTAAAGCGCATGCAGACTATGGTCGATAAACTGAGTGATGGTAAAGTAGGCTATGTACATGTAGAATCCATGAATGATGCCAGCTACCGTTCCGTGTACGATGTAGTAATGGGTCGTAACAGGGGAAAGAAGGCATTGATTGTTGATACCCGTTTCAACGGAGGCGGCTGGTTGCACAATGACCTGAATACCTTCCTGAGTGGAAAGGAGTACCTGCACTTTGCACCGCAGATGGAAATGGTGGAAGGCGCAGAACCTGCTGACAGATGGACACGGCCCAGTTGTGTGATCATGAGTGAGGGCAACTACAGTGATGCGTTCATCTTCCCTTATATCTACAAACAGAATGGCCTGGGTAAACTGATAGGTATGCCGGTAGCGGGTACAGGTACGGCTGTTTGGTGGGAAAGACAGATCGATCAGTCTATCATTTTTGGTATCCCGATGATTGCGACCATTGGCAAAGAGGGGCGCCCTACAGAGAACCTGCAGGTAGAGCCTGATATCAGGGTGCCGCTGAGGTATGAGGAAGAAATGAGTGGTAAGGATGCCCAGCTGGAAGCTGCGTTAAAGGAAATGCTGCAGGAAATAAAATAG
- the eat gene encoding ethanolamine permease, with translation MSSSQSLKKVIRPIHLWAIGVGLVISGEYFGWNYGWGVAGTMGFLITTLVITLLYITFIFSFTELTTSIPQAGGPFTYTHRAMGPVGGLIAGYATAVEFLLATPAIALALGNYLHFLHPALPVLGSGLAFYIILTVVNLLGIKESALFSLIITLLAVVELLIYLGIVGPSFKTANFLHDAMPFGWSGVFNALPFAIWLYVCIEGIAMVAEEVKDPHRNIPKGYISAILTLMLLALAVMVFTGGITDWKSLSAIDYPLPEAIGVVLGKQNGITKLFAGIGLFGLIASFNGIIISYSRQLFALGRAGYLPGIMSTLSPRRRVPVAALITGGLLGVIALYMGKTDQLVILSVMGAIVMYILSMVSLFILRVKDPALERPYKAPLYPWFPGIALFLSIVSLFAIIYTYPMLSLIFFGGLAVALVIFIGMGRHKHQAVINLLSEI, from the coding sequence ATGTCGTCTTCGCAATCGTTAAAAAAAGTAATCAGGCCCATTCATTTGTGGGCTATTGGTGTTGGTCTTGTTATTTCCGGAGAGTATTTCGGGTGGAATTATGGCTGGGGAGTAGCCGGTACTATGGGTTTTCTGATCACCACGCTGGTCATCACCCTGCTGTATATTACGTTTATCTTCAGTTTTACAGAATTAACTACTTCTATTCCGCAGGCGGGAGGCCCTTTTACCTATACGCACAGGGCCATGGGGCCAGTAGGCGGATTGATAGCGGGCTATGCTACGGCGGTGGAATTCCTGCTGGCCACACCAGCTATTGCATTGGCTCTGGGCAATTACCTGCATTTTTTGCATCCGGCCTTGCCGGTTTTGGGTAGTGGCCTGGCATTCTATATTATTCTCACCGTTGTCAACCTTTTAGGTATTAAGGAATCTGCATTGTTCTCCCTGATCATCACATTACTTGCAGTGGTTGAATTATTAATTTACCTTGGAATAGTAGGTCCGTCCTTTAAGACGGCCAATTTTCTCCACGATGCGATGCCATTTGGCTGGAGTGGGGTATTTAACGCCTTACCCTTCGCAATCTGGCTATATGTATGCATAGAAGGGATTGCTATGGTTGCAGAGGAGGTGAAAGATCCGCACCGAAACATCCCCAAAGGCTACATATCGGCGATCCTCACTTTGATGTTACTGGCCTTAGCAGTCATGGTATTCACTGGGGGTATTACAGACTGGAAATCCCTCTCTGCTATAGACTATCCCTTACCCGAAGCCATCGGTGTGGTATTGGGAAAACAGAACGGCATCACAAAACTCTTTGCCGGCATCGGCTTATTTGGCCTGATAGCCTCCTTTAATGGAATCATTATCAGTTATTCCCGCCAATTGTTCGCCTTAGGTCGGGCGGGGTACCTGCCAGGGATCATGTCCACATTAAGTCCACGGAGAAGAGTACCTGTCGCCGCCCTGATTACAGGTGGTCTTTTAGGTGTAATCGCTTTATATATGGGTAAAACCGATCAGTTAGTGATCCTTTCTGTCATGGGAGCGATCGTCATGTATATCCTGAGCATGGTGAGTTTGTTTATCCTAAGAGTGAAAGATCCAGCACTCGAAAGACCTTACAAAGCACCCTTATATCCCTGGTTCCCGGGAATTGCCTTATTCCTTTCCATCGTTTCCCTTTTTGCAATTATTTATACTTATCCCATGTTAAGCCTGATCTTTTTCGGAGGATTGGCGGTGGCATTGGTTATTTTTATAGGGATGGGCAGACATAAGCATCAGGCAGTAATCAACCTGCTTTCGGAGATATAA
- a CDS encoding GNAT family N-acetyltransferase, with translation MLTLNRTNSDDPQFQELIIALDQELWLRYPEVQQDYEVLDKVKNIPTVVVAYVDALPVGCACFRPFDAHTIEVKRMFVYATHRGQGIAYAILKELETWALSQGFTRAVLETGIRQPEAIALYQKSGYTFMDKYPPYEQMENSVCLQKPLL, from the coding sequence ATGCTAACACTCAACAGAACGAACAGTGATGATCCGCAATTTCAGGAACTGATTATCGCGCTTGATCAGGAATTGTGGCTCAGGTATCCTGAAGTACAGCAGGATTACGAAGTCCTCGATAAAGTTAAGAACATACCTACCGTTGTAGTGGCATATGTCGATGCCCTGCCGGTAGGTTGTGCCTGTTTCCGCCCTTTTGACGCTCATACAATAGAGGTGAAGCGCATGTTTGTATACGCCACCCATCGTGGTCAGGGCATTGCTTATGCCATACTAAAAGAACTGGAAACCTGGGCGCTCTCACAGGGTTTCACCCGCGCTGTTTTGGAAACAGGTATTCGTCAGCCGGAAGCTATTGCCCTCTATCAAAAATCGGGTTACACCTTTATGGATAAATACCCACCATATGAGCAGATGGAGAACAGTGTATGCCTGCAGAAACCCTTGCTGTAG
- a CDS encoding FecR family protein codes for MRVDDPREFIIDCLSDPANTAKQAALGQWLQQSAANRMLYAELKQLWDAAADMPPTPFNREEEWQALSQQISDPSAHVVELKREIASSTREEAPGVTAPFLPFTKYAWVAASLSLIVVTGIYLWTAREQHIAIHALKVERVTLPDGSTIQAQPATTLEYDPAFTRRCVSLTQGEAYFSISPDEKRTFIVQLPRSTVTVLGTSFHVKVSGTTEKVDVREGKVRLTTHTDTLILTRGLAAQVTSAGKLLQPNLSFTNEEAGTVATALSAYFQVNITLPDSTFRKKKITANFQNMSAKEVQQVLNALLEQ; via the coding sequence ATGCGTGTTGATGATCCAAGGGAATTTATAATTGACTGCCTGTCAGACCCTGCAAACACAGCGAAACAGGCAGCACTGGGGCAATGGCTACAACAATCTGCCGCAAACCGTATGCTTTATGCTGAACTAAAGCAGTTATGGGATGCAGCAGCTGACATGCCTCCAACACCATTTAACCGGGAGGAGGAATGGCAGGCCCTGTCTCAGCAAATTTCTGATCCATCGGCTCACGTTGTTGAATTAAAGAGGGAAATAGCGAGCAGTACACGGGAAGAAGCACCCGGTGTTACTGCTCCATTTTTACCTTTTACAAAATATGCCTGGGTGGCAGCCAGTTTATCTTTAATAGTCGTGACAGGTATTTATTTGTGGACTGCCAGGGAACAACACATTGCTATTCATGCATTAAAAGTTGAAAGGGTTACCCTGCCCGATGGCTCTACCATCCAGGCCCAGCCCGCAACCACCCTGGAATATGACCCTGCCTTTACCCGGCGCTGCGTTTCTCTTACTCAGGGGGAAGCATATTTTTCTATTTCACCGGATGAAAAGCGTACATTTATTGTACAGCTGCCACGCTCCACGGTCACAGTACTCGGTACCTCATTTCATGTAAAAGTCAGTGGCACAACAGAAAAAGTAGATGTGCGGGAAGGAAAGGTGCGCCTTACCACTCACACTGATACCCTGATCCTGACCCGGGGCCTCGCTGCCCAGGTTACATCAGCCGGTAAGCTACTTCAGCCTAACCTGTCTTTTACCAACGAAGAAGCCGGTACAGTGGCAACGGCATTGTCTGCGTATTTCCAGGTGAACATTACATTGCCAGACAGCACATTCAGGAAGAAAAAGATCACGGCCAACTTCCAAAACATGTCAGCAAAAGAAGTACAGCAGGTACTCAATGCGTTATTGGAGCAATAG
- a CDS encoding ethanolamine ammonia-lyase subunit EutB, giving the protein MSYRHTIHHTTYEFNDLRTLLAKAGPFRSGDALAGLCADTAEERVAAQMALADVPLKTFLQEVVIPYEQDEITRLIVDAHDVNAFALVSHFTVGQFRDWLLSDHADTLSLQQLGPGITPEMVAAVSKLMRNQDLISVAKKCEVVTRFRNTIGLKGHLSVRLQPNHNTDDPKGIAASIIDGLLYGSGDAVIGINPATDSPQATITLLKMLDQLRGQFEIPTQSCVLCHVTTALQIMHSAPVDLVFQSIGGTEQTNSSFGVNLSLLQEAYEAGLSLQRGTVGNNLMYFETGQGSALSANAHGGVDQQTCEVRAYAVARKFSPLLVNTVVGFIGPEYLFDGKQIIRAALEDHFCGKLLGLPMGVDICYTNHAEADQDDMDNLLTLLGVAGVNFIMGVPGADDIMLNYQSTSFHDALYARKVLGLKPSPEFDQWLQRQGIMSTEGRLLPVGNSHHLLKYI; this is encoded by the coding sequence ATGAGTTACCGGCATACAATTCATCATACTACTTACGAATTTAATGATTTGCGTACCCTGTTGGCGAAGGCTGGGCCTTTCCGTTCCGGCGATGCGTTGGCCGGTTTGTGTGCAGATACCGCAGAAGAAAGAGTGGCGGCGCAGATGGCATTGGCAGATGTGCCATTAAAAACTTTTTTACAGGAAGTAGTGATTCCCTATGAGCAGGATGAAATTACGCGGCTGATCGTTGATGCGCATGATGTAAATGCATTTGCTTTAGTGAGCCATTTTACGGTCGGGCAATTCAGGGATTGGTTATTAAGTGATCATGCAGATACCCTGAGTTTACAGCAATTAGGGCCGGGCATAACGCCTGAAATGGTGGCGGCAGTGTCGAAGTTAATGCGCAACCAGGACTTGATTAGTGTAGCAAAGAAGTGCGAGGTCGTGACACGGTTTAGGAATACTATCGGGTTAAAAGGGCATCTTTCTGTGCGCCTGCAACCCAATCATAATACGGATGATCCCAAAGGTATTGCAGCCAGTATCATAGATGGATTACTGTATGGAAGCGGGGATGCGGTGATTGGTATCAATCCGGCCACGGATAGTCCGCAGGCAACGATCACCTTGTTGAAAATGCTGGATCAGCTACGTGGGCAATTTGAAATTCCTACACAATCCTGTGTGTTGTGCCATGTTACAACAGCCTTGCAGATCATGCACAGTGCACCGGTGGACCTGGTGTTTCAGTCGATAGGTGGTACTGAACAAACGAATAGTAGTTTTGGTGTCAATCTTTCCTTATTGCAGGAAGCGTATGAGGCAGGGTTATCCCTGCAGCGTGGTACGGTAGGGAATAACCTCATGTATTTTGAAACAGGGCAGGGGAGCGCATTGTCTGCGAATGCACATGGTGGTGTAGATCAGCAAACCTGCGAGGTGAGGGCATATGCGGTGGCACGTAAATTTTCACCATTACTGGTCAATACGGTTGTAGGTTTTATTGGACCCGAATATTTGTTTGATGGTAAGCAGATTATTCGTGCGGCATTGGAAGATCATTTTTGCGGCAAGTTGTTGGGATTGCCAATGGGCGTGGATATTTGTTATACAAATCATGCAGAGGCAGACCAGGACGATATGGATAACCTGCTTACATTATTAGGCGTAGCAGGGGTGAATTTTATTATGGGAGTGCCGGGGGCAGATGACATTATGCTGAACTATCAGTCTACCTCTTTTCATGATGCATTGTATGCAAGAAAGGTGTTAGGATTAAAGCCTTCGCCTGAATTTGATCAGTGGTTACAAAGGCAGGGGATTATGAGCACCGAAGGCAGGTTATTGCCGGTAGGGAATTCACATCATTTACTGAAATACATATGA
- a CDS encoding amino acid permease, producing the protein MIRKSIASLQQEAAQSGSNTLKRSLGGFNLIAIGIGVIIGAGLFSLTGIAAANNTGPAVILSFILAAVGCAFSALCYAEMASMVPVAGSAYTYAYATLGELWAWIIGWDLVLEYSVGASTVAISWSRYLVKFLSTYNIHIPPQLVTSPFEKIELADHSIVHGFINLPAVLIIVAITSILIRGTKSSALFNAIVVALKVGVVLVFIALGWKYIHPENYHPFIPANTGEFGSFGWSGILRGAGVVFFVFIGFDIVATMAQETRNPKKNMPIGILGSLIICTVLFVLFGYVMTGMAHYTEFKDNPAPVAVAIAHTPYKNLFLAVIGAILVGYTSVILVDLLGQSRVFYSMSKDGLLPPVFSQLHKRFATPFKSNIVLCIFISLFAGLVPISVVGEMCSIGTLLAFVMVCLGILILRKKQPDIPRAFKTPWVPVVPILGILTCLIMMFSLPLDTWIRLIVWLLIGFIVYFGYGKKNSKLGGYANTQQNEQ; encoded by the coding sequence GTGATAAGAAAATCTATAGCCAGCCTGCAACAGGAAGCTGCTCAAAGTGGCAGTAATACTTTAAAACGCAGTCTTGGAGGTTTCAACCTCATCGCCATCGGTATTGGCGTTATCATTGGTGCAGGGCTTTTTTCCCTCACCGGAATTGCAGCGGCCAACAATACAGGGCCGGCAGTCATTCTCTCCTTCATCTTAGCGGCAGTGGGCTGTGCATTCAGCGCGCTCTGCTATGCAGAAATGGCCAGCATGGTACCTGTAGCAGGGAGTGCTTATACCTATGCCTATGCTACGCTCGGAGAGCTCTGGGCATGGATCATTGGCTGGGACCTGGTACTGGAATATTCAGTAGGTGCCTCTACTGTAGCTATCAGCTGGTCACGTTACCTGGTTAAGTTTCTCAGCACATATAATATTCATATTCCTCCTCAGCTGGTAACTTCGCCATTTGAGAAAATTGAACTGGCAGATCATAGTATTGTGCATGGTTTTATTAACCTGCCAGCAGTATTGATTATAGTAGCTATCACTTCTATTTTAATAAGAGGTACCAAAAGTTCCGCTTTGTTCAACGCGATCGTAGTGGCGCTGAAGGTAGGGGTGGTGCTGGTATTCATTGCACTGGGCTGGAAATATATTCATCCTGAAAACTATCATCCTTTCATTCCTGCCAATACTGGAGAATTTGGGTCCTTTGGCTGGAGTGGTATTCTGAGAGGGGCAGGTGTCGTTTTCTTTGTATTTATCGGTTTTGATATTGTTGCCACGATGGCACAGGAAACCCGCAATCCAAAGAAAAATATGCCCATCGGCATCCTGGGTTCACTCATTATATGTACTGTTCTCTTTGTATTGTTTGGTTATGTGATGACGGGAATGGCGCATTATACGGAGTTCAAAGACAATCCTGCACCGGTAGCGGTAGCGATTGCACATACCCCTTATAAGAATCTCTTCCTGGCAGTGATCGGCGCAATCCTGGTAGGTTATACTTCTGTGATCCTGGTAGATCTGCTGGGGCAATCCAGGGTATTCTATTCCATGAGTAAAGACGGTTTATTGCCACCTGTATTTTCCCAGTTACACAAACGCTTTGCGACTCCATTTAAATCTAATATCGTTCTCTGTATCTTCATTAGTTTATTTGCGGGGCTCGTACCCATTTCTGTAGTGGGAGAGATGTGTAGTATTGGTACATTACTGGCATTTGTGATGGTGTGTTTGGGCATCCTGATCCTGCGCAAAAAGCAACCGGATATTCCCCGTGCATTCAAAACACCCTGGGTACCGGTCGTTCCTATCCTTGGTATCCTCACCTGCCTGATAATGATGTTCTCCCTGCCACTGGATACATGGATCCGTTTGATTGTATGGCTGCTCATTGGTTTTATCGTATACTTTGGATATGGTAAAAAGAATAGTAAATTAGGAGGGTATGCTAACACTCAACAGAACGAACAGTGA
- a CDS encoding sigma-70 family RNA polymerase sigma factor gives MTWYGTEISAATATEGLRDRNMEVFKHLYLTYSEDLFLLAYRWVKDESLAKDLVHNLFVHLWEKGASLTITGNVRHYLFRAVTNRAINELKRQSRHVSEDILQWQADPASLYETADYILLQKEIIHLVQGLAPRCKEIFLLSRVQGLEPSEIAEKLNITLNTVYFQLSVALKHLRLHLLGEKKTGK, from the coding sequence ATGACCTGGTACGGAACTGAAATTTCTGCCGCAACCGCAACCGAAGGCCTCCGCGACCGGAATATGGAAGTCTTTAAGCATCTCTATCTCACTTATAGTGAAGACCTGTTCCTGCTTGCCTACCGATGGGTAAAAGATGAATCTCTTGCCAAAGATCTGGTACACAACCTGTTCGTACATCTCTGGGAAAAAGGGGCTTCACTCACCATTACAGGCAATGTCCGGCACTACCTTTTCCGGGCTGTTACCAACCGGGCCATCAACGAGTTAAAGCGTCAATCCAGGCATGTCAGCGAAGACATCCTGCAATGGCAGGCAGACCCTGCCTCGTTGTACGAAACCGCTGATTATATCCTCTTACAAAAGGAAATAATCCACTTGGTCCAGGGCCTCGCCCCCCGTTGCAAAGAGATCTTCTTACTCAGCCGGGTCCAGGGCCTGGAGCCATCGGAAATCGCTGAAAAACTAAACATTACACTCAATACTGTGTACTTTCAGCTCTCTGTCGCACTAAAACACCTTCGCCTCCACTTGCTGGGTGAAAAAAAGACCGGTAAATAA
- the eutC gene encoding ethanolamine ammonia-lyase subunit EutC has product MSQDIIQQDPWASLKQFTTARIALGRTGTAIPLREVLNFRLAHAHARDAVYSALAVNALQEQLHAFYLPIVLLHSRAVDRYEYLQRPDKGRQLDAESISLLKSTAPGYLRKDVAIILADGLSATAMNVHTQPLLEVLIPLLKGAGLSLAPICIVQQGRVASGDEAGEILQAKVTLMLIGERPGLSAADSMGAYITFGPKPGITDESRNCISNIREEGLQYEAAAQKILYLIKEAIKLKLTGVALKDNTGLLE; this is encoded by the coding sequence ATGAGTCAGGATATAATACAACAGGATCCCTGGGCATCGCTGAAGCAGTTTACAACAGCGAGGATTGCACTGGGAAGAACAGGTACCGCTATTCCATTGCGGGAGGTGCTTAATTTCCGGCTGGCACATGCGCATGCCCGCGATGCGGTGTATTCTGCATTGGCAGTAAATGCTTTGCAGGAGCAATTACATGCGTTTTATTTACCGATAGTTTTATTGCATAGCCGGGCGGTAGATAGATATGAATATTTACAACGACCTGATAAAGGAAGGCAGCTTGATGCGGAGAGTATTAGCCTGTTAAAGTCAACAGCCCCCGGGTACCTCCGGAAAGACGTGGCAATCATTCTTGCGGATGGTCTATCTGCAACAGCAATGAATGTGCATACGCAGCCTTTATTGGAAGTGTTAATTCCTTTATTGAAAGGTGCAGGACTTTCATTAGCACCTATTTGTATAGTGCAGCAGGGAAGGGTAGCAAGTGGTGATGAAGCAGGAGAAATATTGCAGGCAAAGGTGACGCTCATGCTCATAGGAGAACGCCCCGGTTTGAGTGCGGCAGATAGTATGGGGGCGTATATCACATTTGGGCCAAAGCCTGGTATCACGGATGAATCAAGAAATTGTATTTCGAATATCCGGGAAGAAGGTTTGCAGTATGAAGCCGCCGCGCAGAAGATCCTGTACTTGATTAAGGAAGCAATTAAATTAAAACTAACTGGGGTGGCATTAAAAGACAACACCGGTTTATTAGAATAA
- a CDS encoding VOC family protein gives MATLNPYLNFNDTCEAAFGLYKSVFGGEFATFMRFKDVPGDNPPPPEDADKIMHVALPIANNGMLMGSDRPGHMGSTTFGDSVTISISAESEEEAHKLFEGLSAGGSVTMPLGKQFWGALFGMLTDKYGIHWLVSYDYK, from the coding sequence ATGGCAACACTCAATCCTTACCTCAATTTCAACGATACCTGCGAAGCTGCATTCGGTCTCTACAAATCCGTATTTGGTGGAGAGTTTGCTACTTTTATGCGTTTCAAAGATGTTCCTGGCGATAACCCGCCTCCACCCGAAGATGCGGACAAAATAATGCACGTTGCATTACCCATCGCCAATAATGGAATGTTAATGGGAAGTGACCGGCCAGGGCATATGGGCAGCACAACTTTTGGAGATAGTGTGACCATCAGCATCTCTGCTGAAAGTGAAGAGGAAGCCCACAAACTCTTTGAAGGATTATCCGCCGGAGGCAGCGTAACCATGCCGCTTGGTAAACAATTCTGGGGTGCCCTGTTTGGAATGCTGACTGATAAGTATGGCATTCACTGGTTGGTGAGTTATGATTACAAATAA